The genome window AATCTTCTTGGATGACATTGTTTACCTTTAAGAACAGGTACGCATATGAGTTCTTTACTTTATAAGCAGTTTATGGCCTGTAAACTGTAAAGTGCTTTTAAGCTGAAAAGAACTTTTGGACCTACTCCTACAAGTCATGCAAATCATCTAGGGAAATAGACTGAAAATGATCGTTTTACAAATCTCAATTGCTAATTGTTGCACGGATCAAATCAAATACCAACAGCATATCAATCAAATATCGACGACAAATTGATCAAAAGCTATCATTTCAACAATTGagacatgtaaatttattatttcaGCCAATTTCCCAATTACCTATCAAATCTCAATACCTTCAAAAGCACAAAACCACCGAAAATTTATTAGCAACTAAATTCCAAGACAAACCAGCAAACCAAACATGGCAAACAGATTATAATGATTTCAGAAAAGGCTTTTACTGCACCAGAATGTCTGACAAACTGACAGAAGCTACAGGCGGTATAACCTTAACCTGTATTCACAAGCAAACTGCTGGACTGACagacattcatacatatttacAGGAAAGAACACCAAACACCTGACTCCAAATTGTAACATTATGCCCTACCTTGATATACCCATAACAAACTGTTACACTAACATCTTTTAAGGACTTATGGGTTCTCACCATTCGAACTAATGAATGAGAACAACTTCTAATGTATATCAAAGGACTAAACCAGATTAAGAAACATAGGACACAGACATGCTGACTATCTGAAAACACTTGCCAACCACCAAGACCGAATCAGAGAACAAGGGTGAGGAAATAGGAAATAGCCTTACATCCAGTTCTGATGCATCATGTAGGACTTCTTTGGCCCAGATGAATTGCTTCCCATGCTGTTTGTGTTGGCATCTGAACTGCCGCCTGCCAGCAGAGCCATCAGACTTCCCCCATGCACCCTGCCTTCGGGAACGAGGGTGGGGACTGAAGATTGACCGCCATGTTTCAAGTCAGAATAAGTTCCAGTTGCTGAAGTCCTTATGCCACTCACGGTATTCATCACATCAACATTCATGTCGTCAGCAATGACTACTTCTTTCATCTTCTCTGACTTTCCAAGTTTAGGGTCTTGAACCATAGGTCCCAAAGTAATACCTCCATGAACCCTCTTATCCAGAACCAGACCACTATGGAGTGCACAGAGGCCTGTCTTCCCCCTTGCAAATGAGTTACAAGGGGCGCTAGCTTGGACACCAAAAACTGATCCCGGATGCCCCCATGAGCATCTCTTTCCTCCACCATGTGCCTTACAGAAGTCAGTGCTGCCTTGTGCACTCTTACCACACCCTTCAGACTTGCATCTCTTTCCTCCACCATGTCGGACACAGTAATCAGTTCGTCCCCTTGCACTCTTTGTGCACTCAGGCATGGCACATCGCTTGCCACCCCCATGTGCCACACAGAAGTTGGTACCACCATGCACGCTCTTTGTACAGTGCCCACCACCTTCGAATGCACACCTTTTCCCTCCACCATGGCCTTTGCAATAGGGCGTGCTCCCTTCAGCTCCTTTGGTGCAACCAGGAGCAGTGCACCGCTTCCCCCCACCATGAGCCTTGCAGTACATTGTGCTCCCTTGCGCCCCTTTTGTGCATCCTACAGCTTGGCATCGACGGCCACCTCCATGTGATATGCAAAGGCCTGAAAGACCTTCGGCACTCTTTGTGCAATTTTCTCTTTGACATCTCTTGCCACCACCATGCCTGATGCACAATCCTGATTTCCCTCTGGCAGCTCGAGTGCAACCTTCTTCACTGCACCTCCGACCACCACCATGAGCAATACAAAAGTCTGTACGTCCTTCTGCACTCTTTGTGCACCCAAGGAATTCACATCTCCGACCACCACCGTGGGCCTTGCAGTACACTGTCCGGCCCTCAGCGCCCTTGTGGCAGCCAGATCTCTGACACCTCCTACCACCACCATGAGATATGCAACGGCCCGAAGCACCCCTGGCACCCTTTCCACACCCTTCCACCTGGCATGTCTTTGAATTAGAGCTGCGCTGCAACTGTTGTTTCTGTGTTATAACAGAAGAAGAACAGGTTACTGAGCTATTTGGTGTGGTTAACATGCTTGATGAGAGATCCGGAACAGCAGCAGAGTCAATCTTTTGTGAAACCTCATTGAAGAGGAGGCTAGCCCCTGGGATGAACGAAGTCTGCAATGGTTGCATGGCAAACCCTCGCTTCCAGGGGAATGAAGTTGCTCCTTCATCTACATTTTGGGCCCCACCTGCATCCAATGGCAACTCCCTGCCTGAAAGGGCCGAAGTGGGGCTTGGATTGACACAAGTGATTTCAGATTCAGACAGCCCAGTGGAGAGACTTAACTCCAAGTCAACCTTGGGCATCAGTTCCAGTGCACTCTTAGCAGGTTTCCTCAGGCTGGGTACCTTTTCATTTCCAAG of Malus sylvestris chromosome 6, drMalSylv7.2, whole genome shotgun sequence contains these proteins:
- the LOC126625997 gene encoding uncharacterized protein LOC126625997 isoform X1, translating into MDNRLQSLGFAANFSSNAFRILGNSMQVGGAGGEYSTDTILRLNSPGFSMAYMPSPKGIKRKWSSVGGSLTQHVGSSLALGLGRSTSSSDSKGSSATACTTMSSAKETDEESSMDFELDFALHLGNEKVPSLRKPAKSALELMPKVDLELSLSTGLSESEITCVNPSPTSALSGRELPLDAGGAQNVDEGATSFPWKRGFAMQPLQTSFIPGASLLFNEVSQKIDSAAVPDLSSSMLTTPNSSVTCSSSVITQKQQLQRSSNSKTCQVEGCGKGARGASGRCISHGGGRRCQRSGCHKGAEGRTVYCKAHGGGRRCEFLGCTKSAEGRTDFCIAHGGGRRCSEEGCTRAARGKSGLCIRHGGGKRCQRENCTKSAEGLSGLCISHGGGRRCQAVGCTKGAQGSTMYCKAHGGGKRCTAPGCTKGAEGSTPYCKGHGGGKRCAFEGGGHCTKSVHGGTNFCVAHGGGKRCAMPECTKSARGRTDYCVRHGGGKRCKSEGCGKSAQGSTDFCKAHGGGKRCSWGHPGSVFGVQASAPCNSFARGKTGLCALHSGLVLDKRVHGGITLGPMVQDPKLGKSEKMKEVVIADDMNVDVMNTVSGIRTSATGTYSDLKHGGQSSVPTLVPEGRVHGGSLMALLAGGSSDANTNSMGSNSSGPKKSYMMHQNWM
- the LOC126625997 gene encoding uncharacterized protein LOC126625997 isoform X2, whose translation is MQVGGAGGEYSTDTILRLNSPGFSMAYMPSPKGIKRKWSSVGGSLTQHVGSSLALGLGRSTSSSDSKGSSATACTTMSSAKETDEESSMDFELDFALHLGNEKVPSLRKPAKSALELMPKVDLELSLSTGLSESEITCVNPSPTSALSGRELPLDAGGAQNVDEGATSFPWKRGFAMQPLQTSFIPGASLLFNEVSQKIDSAAVPDLSSSMLTTPNSSVTCSSSVITQKQQLQRSSNSKTCQVEGCGKGARGASGRCISHGGGRRCQRSGCHKGAEGRTVYCKAHGGGRRCEFLGCTKSAEGRTDFCIAHGGGRRCSEEGCTRAARGKSGLCIRHGGGKRCQRENCTKSAEGLSGLCISHGGGRRCQAVGCTKGAQGSTMYCKAHGGGKRCTAPGCTKGAEGSTPYCKGHGGGKRCAFEGGGHCTKSVHGGTNFCVAHGGGKRCAMPECTKSARGRTDYCVRHGGGKRCKSEGCGKSAQGSTDFCKAHGGGKRCSWGHPGSVFGVQASAPCNSFARGKTGLCALHSGLVLDKRVHGGITLGPMVQDPKLGKSEKMKEVVIADDMNVDVMNTVSGIRTSATGTYSDLKHGGQSSVPTLVPEGRVHGGSLMALLAGGSSDANTNSMGSNSSGPKKSYMMHQNWM